A single window of Acidimicrobiales bacterium DNA harbors:
- the ilvB gene encoding acetolactate synthase, translating into MSDFPDTFGLVIASDLFVRCLANEGVRYVFGLPGEENEDLLFSLAESEITFVPTRHEQGAAFMANVWGRLTGKAGVCLSTLGPGATNLLTGVADANLDKAPLVAITGQGSTTRLHHESHQYLDVVDMFQPVTKWNTSIADPRVIPEVVRKAFKLAEMEKPGATHVELPEDVAEEPVPPGAAPLEVRVVRRPAPDYKALDALVGLLKKARRPLVLAGNGAIRKLASAHLTRFCTTHGIPVVSTFMGKGAVSDGLDVSLMCIGLGFDDYVMEAVAAADLVVTVGYDIAEYAPEAWNPRGDKKIAHVDFVPAEVYTHYMPEVEVVGDIAAVFWELNDRLAEGSLPVESGWHMPVRRRILDDIGSYELPDHSERFTVPGVLAVLRSVLPEDGLLISDVGAHKMWIARNFPTCCPNGCIISNGLASMGIALPGGVAAALVDPDRPIVAAMGDGGFLMNVQELETARRLGVGFTCLVLNDNDYGLVSWKQEMARGKSVGTRIGNPDFVKLAESFGIAGYRPTDVGELRSTLERALSEGEMCVVEVPVDASVNRELVQKLEEHWNKTGRRGGSR; encoded by the coding sequence ATGTCCGACTTTCCCGATACGTTCGGGCTCGTGATCGCGTCAGACCTGTTCGTCCGCTGCCTGGCCAACGAGGGGGTCAGATACGTGTTCGGCCTGCCCGGTGAGGAGAACGAGGACCTGCTCTTCTCCCTGGCGGAATCCGAGATCACGTTCGTGCCCACCAGGCACGAGCAGGGCGCGGCGTTCATGGCGAACGTGTGGGGGCGCCTGACCGGAAAGGCCGGCGTGTGCCTGTCGACCCTCGGACCCGGTGCGACGAACCTGCTAACCGGCGTGGCGGATGCGAACCTGGACAAGGCGCCGCTGGTGGCGATCACCGGACAGGGGAGCACCACCCGCCTGCACCACGAGAGCCACCAGTACCTGGACGTGGTGGACATGTTCCAACCCGTCACGAAGTGGAACACGTCGATCGCCGACCCTCGGGTGATACCCGAGGTGGTGCGCAAGGCGTTCAAGCTGGCGGAGATGGAGAAGCCGGGCGCGACTCACGTGGAGCTCCCCGAGGACGTCGCCGAGGAGCCGGTCCCTCCCGGCGCCGCACCTCTCGAGGTCCGGGTGGTGCGACGGCCCGCCCCCGATTACAAGGCGCTCGACGCCCTCGTCGGCCTGCTGAAGAAGGCGCGCAGGCCGTTGGTGCTCGCCGGGAACGGCGCGATACGCAAGCTCGCCAGTGCCCACCTCACCCGCTTCTGCACCACCCACGGCATCCCGGTGGTGAGCACGTTCATGGGGAAGGGGGCGGTCTCCGACGGCCTCGACGTGTCACTCATGTGCATCGGCCTCGGCTTCGACGACTACGTGATGGAGGCGGTCGCCGCGGCGGACCTGGTCGTCACCGTCGGTTACGACATCGCAGAGTACGCACCGGAGGCGTGGAACCCTCGCGGGGACAAGAAGATCGCCCACGTCGACTTCGTCCCTGCGGAGGTGTACACGCACTACATGCCCGAGGTGGAGGTGGTGGGCGACATCGCCGCGGTGTTCTGGGAGCTGAACGACCGCCTCGCCGAGGGTTCGCTACCGGTGGAGTCTGGATGGCACATGCCGGTGCGCCGACGGATCCTCGACGACATCGGCAGCTACGAGCTTCCGGACCACTCCGAGCGGTTCACGGTGCCGGGCGTGCTCGCCGTGCTGAGGTCCGTCCTACCCGAGGACGGCCTCCTGATAAGCGACGTCGGGGCTCACAAGATGTGGATCGCCCGCAACTTCCCGACCTGCTGTCCGAACGGTTGCATCATCTCCAACGGGCTGGCGAGCATGGGCATAGCCCTCCCCGGAGGTGTCGCCGCGGCGCTGGTCGACCCGGATCGTCCGATCGTGGCGGCGATGGGCGACGGCGGGTTCCTCATGAACGTGCAGGAGTTGGAGACCGCACGCAGGTTGGGTGTCGGCTTCACCTGCCTCGTGCTGAACGACAACGACTACGGGCTGGTCTCCTGGAAGCAGGAGATGGCCCGCGGCAAGTCGGTCGGCACCCGAATCGGCAACCCCGACTTCGTGAAGCTGGCGGAGAGCTTCGGGATCGCCGGGTACAGGCCGACCGACGTCGGAGAGCTGCGGTCCACGCTGGAGCGTGCGCTGTCTGAAGGCGAGATGTGTGTAGTCGAGGTGCCGGTGGACGCCTCGGTGAACAGGGAGCTGGTGCAGAAGCTGGAGGAGCACTGGAACAAGACGGGCCGTCGGGGCGGCTCGCGGTGA
- the vapC37 gene encoding ribonuclease VapC37, whose protein sequence is MTGRSEEGPRAVLVDANLLLWAHHSGFEHHEPARRWWINTLRTSSMVGIPWPTIVAFVRISTHPGALQSPVGERQALAVVDEWLQRGNVMIPVPTETHHRIFAEMVRAGRAAGNHVPDAHLAALAVEWGLVLASADRDFARYPGLRWFDPSESW, encoded by the coding sequence TTGACCGGCCGGAGTGAGGAGGGTCCCCGAGCCGTACTCGTCGACGCGAACCTCTTGCTCTGGGCGCACCACTCGGGATTCGAGCACCATGAACCTGCTCGTCGCTGGTGGATAAACACGCTGCGAACCAGCTCCATGGTCGGCATCCCCTGGCCCACGATCGTCGCGTTCGTGCGCATCTCGACCCACCCCGGTGCCCTCCAGAGTCCCGTGGGTGAGCGGCAAGCACTGGCCGTGGTAGACGAGTGGCTCCAGAGAGGGAACGTCATGATCCCTGTTCCTACGGAGACACATCATCGGATCTTCGCCGAGATGGTCAGAGCCGGACGAGCAGCGGGGAACCATGTCCCAGACGCGCATCTGGCGGCCCTTGCTGTCGAGTGGGGCCTGGTTCTGGCGAGTGCCGACCGCGACTTCGCCCGCTATCCCGGGCTGCGCTGGTTCGATCCGAGTGAGAGCTGGTGA
- a CDS encoding ATPase encodes MAETALRGGCYPSGAHASGNKWHALVTDDVSEMLGTGDRGLDDDEAARRLDRFGPNQLPEAPPTPAWVVFARQFRSPLIYILVAASAVTLLLDEHVDAAVIAFVLLLNALIGFVQERKAETAVRSLMRLVVPRAHVVRSGRELEIDSRELVPGDLVILEPGVRVPADLRLTVTNGLQVDESLLTGESVPVTKQTEPVPEDAPVADRSDMAYMGSVVTSGRGRGVVVATGASTELGAIAELIRSEEAPETPLQQKMGAFARMVGVVVGVASVVVFASGVALGGAVDEMFLTAVALAVAAIPEGLPVAFTITLALGVRRMARRNAIVRRLPAVETLGSTTVIASDKTGTLTENRMTVEKIWAGGRFYRLQTAGGGQPEESAGGRPDEPGVGGWLDDNGPVALEEHDGLRLTLLCGVLTNEAEMRRTDGGIETTGDPTEVALLLAAATAGMDPARLRARHLPVAEIPFEPERRYSAALRSSDGRHVVYVKGAAETVLDMCTRMLVDGSAEPLDRRLVERVAHQMASEGLRVLAMARLELDEPLADPREFREPGGLVFLGLQGMIDPPRPGVPEAVASCRSAGIRVLMVTGDHAGTAAAIARQIGIADESDEVVTGAELDGLGDDELRDRVEKVSVFARVSPEGKLRIVRALQELGHVVAVTGDGVNDAPALKAAAIGVAMGRGGTDVAREAADMVLADDNFVSIAAAVEEGRVTFGNIRKVTFFLVSCAAGTIAAITYGVWAGWPLVMLPAQLLWLNLVTNGLQDVALAFEPGEKDVMRDPPRPLREGVVSRLLWERAALAGLVMAIGTLALFRWELDATGSLERAQTVALTTMVVFMAFHVGNARSDRRSAFRVSPLSNPFLFVATVAALGVHVASLYLPPTQFVLRVEPIEAAAWVRIVAVASTIILAVELHKLVRSPRLGRHTRLRRHTPS; translated from the coding sequence ATGGCCGAAACCGCGCTGCGCGGAGGCTGCTACCCATCTGGCGCCCACGCATCCGGGAACAAGTGGCACGCCCTCGTCACAGACGACGTCTCGGAGATGCTGGGCACGGGCGACCGGGGGCTCGACGACGACGAGGCCGCCCGGCGCCTCGACAGGTTCGGACCCAACCAGCTCCCCGAGGCCCCACCGACACCGGCCTGGGTTGTGTTCGCCCGGCAGTTCCGCAGCCCCCTCATCTACATCCTCGTAGCCGCCAGCGCTGTCACACTCCTGCTCGACGAGCACGTCGACGCGGCGGTCATAGCCTTCGTGCTCCTCCTCAACGCCCTCATCGGCTTCGTGCAGGAAAGGAAGGCGGAGACGGCGGTGAGGTCGCTCATGCGCCTAGTCGTCCCCCGCGCTCACGTCGTCAGATCGGGGCGGGAGCTGGAGATCGACAGTAGGGAGCTCGTCCCCGGTGACTTGGTGATCCTCGAACCCGGCGTCCGAGTCCCGGCCGACCTGAGGCTGACGGTCACCAACGGCTTACAGGTCGACGAGTCGCTGCTCACCGGCGAATCCGTCCCCGTCACCAAGCAGACCGAGCCGGTGCCCGAAGACGCCCCGGTGGCTGATCGGTCGGACATGGCCTACATGGGTTCGGTTGTGACCTCCGGGCGGGGTCGCGGGGTGGTGGTCGCCACCGGCGCCTCCACCGAGCTCGGGGCGATAGCCGAGCTGATCCGCTCCGAGGAGGCTCCCGAGACGCCGCTGCAGCAGAAGATGGGTGCGTTCGCCCGCATGGTCGGAGTGGTCGTCGGGGTCGCCTCGGTGGTGGTCTTCGCGTCGGGGGTGGCTCTCGGTGGCGCCGTCGACGAGATGTTCCTCACCGCGGTGGCCCTCGCCGTCGCCGCCATACCAGAAGGGCTGCCGGTGGCGTTCACGATCACCCTCGCGCTCGGGGTGCGGCGCATGGCGAGGCGGAACGCGATAGTCCGCCGCCTACCGGCGGTGGAGACGCTCGGGAGCACGACGGTGATCGCGTCGGACAAGACCGGCACGCTCACCGAGAACCGGATGACCGTCGAGAAGATCTGGGCCGGCGGGCGCTTCTACCGACTCCAAACCGCAGGAGGCGGTCAGCCGGAAGAGTCGGCAGGCGGGCGTCCCGACGAGCCTGGAGTCGGCGGCTGGCTCGACGACAACGGCCCGGTCGCACTCGAAGAGCACGACGGTCTGCGCCTCACCCTGCTCTGCGGGGTGCTCACCAACGAGGCGGAAATGCGGCGGACCGACGGCGGCATCGAGACGACCGGAGACCCGACCGAGGTGGCTCTCCTGCTCGCCGCCGCGACAGCAGGCATGGACCCGGCGAGGCTCCGTGCCCGTCACCTTCCGGTGGCCGAGATCCCCTTCGAACCGGAGCGTCGCTACTCGGCCGCTCTGCGCTCGTCCGACGGCCGACACGTCGTGTACGTCAAAGGCGCGGCCGAGACGGTGCTCGACATGTGCACCCGGATGCTGGTCGACGGGTCCGCAGAGCCGCTGGACCGCCGGCTCGTCGAACGGGTGGCCCACCAGATGGCCTCCGAGGGACTCCGCGTGCTCGCCATGGCACGTCTCGAGCTGGACGAGCCCCTCGCCGACCCCCGGGAGTTCCGCGAACCTGGCGGCCTGGTCTTCCTCGGCCTGCAGGGGATGATCGACCCTCCCAGGCCCGGTGTCCCCGAAGCCGTCGCCTCCTGCCGGTCCGCCGGCATCAGGGTGTTGATGGTCACCGGAGACCATGCCGGCACGGCGGCGGCGATCGCCCGTCAGATCGGCATAGCCGACGAGTCAGACGAGGTGGTCACCGGAGCGGAGCTTGACGGCCTCGGCGACGACGAGCTGCGCGACAGGGTCGAGAAGGTCTCGGTGTTCGCCCGCGTCTCGCCGGAGGGGAAGCTGCGGATCGTGCGGGCCCTGCAGGAGCTCGGCCACGTCGTGGCGGTCACGGGAGACGGTGTGAACGACGCCCCTGCGCTGAAGGCCGCGGCGATAGGAGTGGCGATGGGGAGGGGTGGCACCGACGTGGCGCGCGAGGCGGCGGACATGGTGCTCGCCGACGACAACTTCGTCAGCATCGCCGCCGCCGTCGAAGAGGGACGGGTGACGTTCGGCAACATCCGCAAGGTGACGTTCTTCCTCGTCTCCTGCGCCGCAGGGACGATCGCCGCGATCACCTACGGGGTGTGGGCAGGGTGGCCGCTCGTGATGCTCCCTGCACAGCTCCTCTGGCTGAACCTGGTCACCAACGGTCTGCAGGACGTGGCACTGGCTTTCGAACCGGGTGAGAAGGATGTGATGCGGGATCCCCCACGGCCGCTGCGGGAGGGTGTGGTCTCGAGGCTCCTCTGGGAGCGGGCCGCACTCGCGGGCCTGGTGATGGCGATCGGCACCCTCGCACTGTTCCGCTGGGAGCTCGACGCCACCGGCTCACTCGAACGGGCCCAGACGGTGGCCCTCACCACCATGGTCGTCTTCATGGCATTCCACGTCGGCAACGCACGATCCGACAGACGATCGGCGTTCAGGGTGAGTCCGCTCTCCAACCCGTTCCTCTTCGTCGCGACCGTCGCCGCCCTCGGCGTGCACGTCGCCTCGCTCTACCTGCCACCCACCCAATTTGTGCTGAGGGTCGAACCCATCGAAGCGGCCGCGTGGGTCCGCATCGTCGCCGTCGCCTCGACGATCATCCTCGCCGTCGAGCTGCACAAGCTCGTCCGCTCACCACGCCTCGGGCGACATACACGCCTCAGGCGACATACACCGTCTTGA
- the vapC37 gene encoding ribonuclease VapC37, with product MLVDANVLLYSVDVTSRHHEKANEWLTAALNGDRRVEIPWMSIWAFVRIATSPRASRNPLTSEEAWEHVEGWLEARAAWVPEPGPSHEDILGDLLRRLDLRGRLVADAVLAAVAIEHGLAVVSADSDFARFPEVTWINPLL from the coding sequence ATGTTGGTCGACGCGAACGTCCTTCTCTACTCGGTGGACGTCACCAGTCGTCACCACGAGAAGGCGAACGAGTGGTTGACGGCGGCGCTGAACGGCGACCGTCGAGTCGAGATCCCATGGATGTCCATCTGGGCGTTCGTGAGGATCGCCACAAGCCCCCGGGCGAGTAGGAACCCTCTCACATCCGAAGAGGCTTGGGAGCACGTCGAGGGATGGTTAGAGGCAAGAGCAGCCTGGGTCCCCGAACCCGGCCCCTCTCACGAGGACATCCTCGGTGACCTGCTCAGGCGGCTGGACCTGCGGGGTCGCCTCGTAGCGGACGCGGTGTTGGCGGCGGTCGCCATCGAACACGGTCTCGCCGTCGTGAGCGCGGACTCCGACTTCGCTCGCTTTCCGGAGGTCACCTGGATCAACCCGCTCTTGTGA
- a CDS encoding mercury resistance operon repressor MerR, whose translation MTLGLPVVDGLDLTDDRDLEVAAKFFRGLGDPTRLRIVTLLLERGEMTVGDLVDAVGGLQGRVSSHLACLRHCGLVTSRKEGRNVYYSVSDRRVARFLPIALSMVADNADHIASCHRIGF comes from the coding sequence ATGACGCTGGGGCTGCCGGTGGTCGACGGTCTCGACCTCACGGACGACCGCGACCTGGAGGTCGCCGCCAAGTTCTTTCGCGGGCTCGGCGATCCGACCCGCCTCCGCATCGTCACACTCCTGCTAGAGCGGGGCGAGATGACCGTGGGTGATCTGGTCGATGCCGTGGGCGGGCTCCAAGGACGGGTCTCGAGCCATCTCGCCTGCCTCAGGCACTGCGGGTTGGTCACGTCGCGCAAGGAGGGTCGGAACGTCTACTACTCGGTGAGCGACCGTAGGGTCGCCCGTTTCCTGCCGATCGCACTGTCCATGGTTGCCGACAACGCGGACCACATAGCCAGCTGCCACCGCATCGGATTCTGA
- a CDS encoding succinate-semialdehyde dehydrogenase, with protein sequence MAIESVNPATGEVIRTYPEHTEAEVEEILSSVASAQKEWGRLPVGERAEPMRAAARLLRERADDYARLMAEEMGKPVSQGRAEAEKCAWVCEYYAENAERFLADEPVPTEASESYITYRPLGVVLAVMPWNFPFWQVFRFAAPNLMAGNAGLLKHASNVSGCALAIEELLAEAGFPENVFRTLLLPSSRVAGVIRHPLVAAVTLTGSTPAGRAVASEAGSVLKKTVLELGGSDPYVVLADADLEATVETCVASRLINSGQSCIAAKRFVVVEEVRDEFERRFVELMASKKTGDPLSEETEVGPQARVDLRDELHGQVQRSVEGGARLLLGGEVPDGPGAYYPPTVLTDVGPGMPAYEEELFGPVAAIIPVRDEEEAVRVANDSPFGLGAAVFTRDVAKGRRIAAEQLEAGSCFVNTFVRSDPRLPFGGVKESGYGRELSVVGIREFVNVKTVYVA encoded by the coding sequence ATGGCGATCGAATCCGTGAACCCCGCGACCGGTGAGGTGATCCGCACCTACCCGGAGCACACCGAAGCGGAGGTGGAGGAGATCCTCTCCTCCGTGGCGTCGGCGCAGAAGGAGTGGGGACGGCTGCCTGTCGGCGAGCGGGCCGAACCGATGCGTGCCGCCGCCCGGCTGCTGCGCGAGCGGGCCGACGACTACGCCCGCCTGATGGCCGAGGAGATGGGGAAGCCGGTCTCACAGGGTCGGGCTGAGGCCGAGAAGTGCGCATGGGTGTGCGAGTACTACGCCGAGAATGCCGAGAGGTTCCTGGCCGACGAGCCGGTGCCGACCGAAGCCTCCGAGTCGTACATAACCTACCGACCTCTCGGCGTGGTGCTGGCGGTGATGCCTTGGAACTTCCCGTTCTGGCAGGTGTTCCGCTTCGCCGCCCCGAACCTGATGGCCGGAAACGCCGGCCTGTTGAAGCACGCCTCCAACGTCTCGGGGTGCGCCCTGGCGATCGAGGAGCTGCTCGCCGAGGCCGGTTTTCCGGAGAACGTGTTCCGCACCTTGCTGTTGCCGAGCAGCCGCGTGGCGGGCGTGATCCGACATCCGCTCGTCGCAGCAGTGACCCTCACCGGAAGCACGCCGGCGGGTAGGGCGGTGGCTTCCGAGGCGGGGTCGGTGCTGAAGAAGACCGTGCTGGAGCTCGGCGGTAGCGACCCTTACGTGGTGTTGGCCGACGCCGACCTGGAGGCGACGGTGGAGACGTGCGTGGCGAGCCGTCTCATCAACTCGGGGCAGAGCTGCATAGCCGCGAAGCGGTTCGTCGTGGTCGAGGAGGTGCGTGACGAGTTCGAGCGGCGCTTCGTCGAACTGATGGCCTCCAAGAAGACGGGCGACCCGCTGTCGGAGGAGACCGAAGTCGGCCCGCAGGCGAGGGTGGACCTGCGCGACGAGCTGCACGGTCAGGTGCAGCGGAGCGTCGAAGGCGGAGCCCGACTCCTGCTGGGAGGCGAGGTGCCCGACGGGCCGGGCGCGTACTACCCGCCGACGGTGCTCACCGACGTCGGCCCGGGCATGCCCGCCTACGAGGAGGAGCTGTTCGGACCGGTGGCCGCGATCATCCCAGTCCGTGACGAGGAAGAGGCCGTGAGGGTCGCCAACGACTCGCCGTTCGGGCTCGGGGCGGCGGTGTTCACCCGGGACGTGGCCAAGGGGCGGCGGATCGCAGCTGAGCAGCTGGAGGCCGGGTCGTGTTTCGTGAACACGTTCGTGCGATCGGACCCGAGGCTGCCGTTCGGGGGCGTGAAGGAGAGCGGGTACGGCAGGGAGCTCTCCGTGGTCGGGATACGCGAGTTCGTCAACGTCAAGACGGTGTATGTCGCCTGA
- the merA gene encoding mercuric reductase has protein sequence MAGGTVQGSESSVSGSREGGARSDDEGIDVGCACESEPAGSDSSGVAAGSGSVDFDLAIIGSGSAAFAAAIKASELGASVAIVERGTPGGTCVNVGCVPSKALLVAADAYRRATHPLIAGVPAADGPPDLAAIVHAKDRLVASLRQAKYLDLVDEYGFDLIEGTAVFRDPETIEVNGEPLRARHYLIATGASPRVPPIEGLGEVDYLTSTTALELTRLPERLVVIGANAVGLELGQAFLRFGSEVTFVEIAPRIAAFEEPEISEALADALSEEGARLLVGATLRRAHRSLGGPVVLEGDLGGAGGRVEADEILEATGRVPNTEGLGLDRAGVETDDRGFVVVDRHMRTSNQRVWGAGDVVPSPQFVYVAAAEGAVAAENAIAGSACSIDYATVPRVTFTSPQIAAVGLTEEEARRQGHGVVTATLPLSHVPRAIVSGDTRGLVKLVVDSGTDRLLGAHLLAEGAGDVIQAAVYALMAGLTAKEIAVAYHPYLTMAEALKLAAQTLDKDVAKLSCCAA, from the coding sequence ATGGCAGGCGGAACTGTGCAGGGGAGCGAGAGCTCCGTGAGTGGGTCCCGTGAGGGCGGGGCTCGATCGGACGACGAGGGGATCGACGTGGGCTGTGCCTGCGAGTCTGAGCCCGCAGGCTCCGATAGCTCGGGCGTGGCGGCCGGGTCCGGCTCGGTCGACTTCGACCTGGCGATCATCGGCTCGGGGTCTGCGGCTTTCGCCGCGGCGATAAAGGCGAGCGAGCTAGGGGCGAGCGTCGCGATCGTCGAGCGCGGGACACCGGGTGGGACGTGTGTCAACGTCGGGTGCGTTCCCTCCAAGGCGCTGCTCGTGGCCGCGGACGCCTACCGGAGGGCCACGCATCCTTTGATCGCCGGGGTGCCTGCCGCCGACGGACCACCCGACCTGGCAGCGATAGTTCACGCGAAGGACCGGCTCGTCGCATCGCTCAGGCAGGCCAAGTATCTCGACCTCGTCGACGAGTACGGCTTCGACCTGATCGAGGGCACCGCCGTCTTCCGAGACCCTGAGACCATCGAGGTGAACGGTGAGCCGCTGCGGGCACGCCACTACCTGATCGCCACGGGCGCCAGCCCTCGCGTCCCTCCGATCGAGGGACTCGGCGAAGTCGACTACCTCACCTCGACCACGGCTCTGGAGCTGACCCGGCTGCCGGAGCGGCTGGTGGTGATCGGAGCAAACGCGGTGGGTCTGGAGTTGGGACAGGCGTTCCTGCGTTTCGGTTCCGAGGTCACTTTCGTCGAGATAGCCCCGAGGATCGCCGCGTTCGAAGAACCCGAGATCTCGGAGGCGCTTGCCGACGCGCTCAGTGAGGAGGGGGCGCGCCTCCTCGTCGGAGCCACGCTGCGTCGGGCGCATCGGAGCCTCGGCGGGCCGGTGGTGCTCGAGGGTGACCTGGGTGGGGCGGGCGGACGTGTCGAGGCGGACGAGATCTTGGAGGCCACCGGGCGGGTGCCGAACACCGAGGGTCTCGGGCTGGACAGGGCTGGCGTCGAGACGGACGACAGGGGCTTCGTCGTGGTCGACCGACACATGCGTACCAGCAACCAGCGTGTATGGGGGGCCGGTGACGTGGTGCCGTCGCCACAGTTCGTCTACGTGGCCGCGGCCGAGGGGGCAGTCGCCGCCGAGAACGCCATCGCGGGGAGCGCTTGCTCGATCGACTACGCCACCGTGCCGCGGGTGACGTTCACCTCTCCGCAGATCGCGGCCGTCGGGCTGACCGAAGAGGAGGCCAGGCGTCAGGGCCACGGAGTGGTGACGGCGACGCTCCCACTCTCCCACGTTCCCCGAGCGATCGTCTCCGGCGACACGAGAGGTCTGGTGAAGCTGGTGGTCGACTCGGGGACGGACCGTCTCCTCGGGGCGCATCTGCTGGCCGAGGGTGCGGGCGACGTCATACAGGCAGCCGTCTACGCGCTGATGGCCGGGCTCACCGCCAAGGAGATCGCCGTGGCATACCACCCGTATCTGACGATGGCGGAGGCGCTGAAGCTTGCCGCCCAGACACTGGACAAGGACGTGGCCAAGCTCTCCTGCTGCGCGGCGTGA